The following are encoded together in the Neofelis nebulosa isolate mNeoNeb1 chromosome 9, mNeoNeb1.pri, whole genome shotgun sequence genome:
- the RTEL1 gene encoding regulator of telomere elongation helicase 1 isoform X9: MELEDLAKLKVILLRLEGAIDAIELPGDQSGVTKPGSYIFELFAEAQITFQTKGCILDSLDQIIQHLAGRMGPFTNTAGLQKLSDIIQIVFSADPAEGVSSSVMGPGVSQSYKVHIHPDASHQRTARRSDAWNATAARKQGKVLSYWCFSPGHSMRELVRQGVRTLILTSGTLAPVSSFALELQIPFPVCLENPHVIDKHQIWVGIVPKGPDGAQLSSAFDKRFSDACLSSLGKALGNIARVVPHGLLVFFPSYPVMEKSLEFWRARDFARKLEALKPLFVEPRSKGGFSEVVDAYYTRVASPGSNGATFLAVCRGKASEGLDFADTNGRGVIVTGLPYPPRMDPRVVLKMQFLDELKGRSGPGGQLLSGHEWYRQQASRAVNQAIGRVIRHRHDYGAIFLCDHRFTHADARAQLPSWVRPHVKVYDSFGHVIRDVAQFFRVAQKTMPVPAPLLAAPSLGEGEGAVMVAVSPGPLSTRKAKSLDVHVPSLRRRPVGSPTRDAESSLCVEYGRELALARQRPVGLLAALEHSEHLAGGPGDKASPGEEECHKGPGGSEGVARTTMCPPQAAHVSTLSLPREKRPAQQQKGGRRKIRLVGSRQEGPVASTQAGRAKLFMVAVKQALSQASFDMFTRALQDYKGSDDFEALVACLGPLFAEDPKKHGLLQGFYQFVRPHHKQQFEEVCLQWTGHGCGHRPEHSLPQRRGAPSAQAPRGRRECDPKLTLSQGAAGQLDPGQHLNQGRPHLVSGPAPAGDPSSCPKEGGSGAPRAEKQGPPVGSAYLADVRKALGSVGCSQLLAALTAYRRDGDFEKVVAVAAALTTSRPEDLRLLERFGAFLRPRHQQRFRQVCADLMGPAAPSAGPELPGPQDGTPTVPPDLAHGDSRPDSRLCLQAPQDRTNPGGPRARSWPSLDRGRPGMRGLPASPPAPPTGTRRPSPARRAPAAGRRTRSLSSALPATSTAAGPAGDGSSRPLGLARPATPLPGSRASRRSSGQSPSEAGDPRAGGRRLCPRRSWDTCPFTGCGSRARPVPVGMPLKWQQDRRLPMRSPEVPLGSGEGLLKGTSSELSLAACLWVELQALGCCGLSPGLEGGGNALPPPLRDLCVPRARSGSAFNQVTGSLIKLRIPYPDAVCRVWTWQWGLRVLGRKTWASE; encoded by the exons ATGGAGTTGGAAGACCTCGCCAAGCTCAAGG TGATCCTGCTTCGCCTGGAGGGGGCCATCGATGCCATTGAGCTGCCGGGGGACCAGAGTGGTGTCACCAAGCCAGGGAG CTACATCTTTGAGCTGTTTGCCGAAGCCCAGATAACCTTTCAGACCAAAGGCTGCATCCTCGACTCCCTGGACCAGATCATCCAGCACCTGGCAGGAC GTATGGGGCCGTTCACCAACACAGCGGGGCTGCAGAAGCTCTCAGACATCATCCAG ATTGTGTTCAGTGCAGACCCTGCGGAGGGCGTGTCTAGTTCTGTGATGGGGCCTGGGGTCTCTCAATCCTACAAG gTGCACATCCACCCTGATGCCAGTCACCAGAGGACAGCTCGGCGATCAGACGCCTGGAACGCCACGGCGGCCAGAAAGCAAG GGAAGGTGCTGAGCTACTGGTGCTTCAGCCCCGGCCACAGCATGCGCGAGCTGGTCCGCCAGGGCGTCCGCACGCTCATCCTCACCAGCGGCACACTGGCCCCCGTGTCCTCCTTCGCCCTGGAGCTGCAGAT CCCTTTCCCAGTCTGCCTGGAGAACCCACACGTCATCGACAAGCACCAGATCTGGGTGGGGATCGTCCCCAAAGGCCCCGATGGAGCCCAGCTGAGCTCTGCCTTTGACAAACG GTTTTCTGATGCATGCCTGTCCTCCCTCGGCAAGGCGCTAG GCAACATCGCCCGCGTGGTCCCGCACGGGCTCCTGGTCTTTTTCCCTTCCTACCCCGTCATGGAGAAAAGCCTGGAGTTCTGGCGG GCCCGTGACTTTGCCAGGAAGCTGGAGGCCCTGAAGCCTCTATTTGTGGAGCCGAGGAGCAAAGGTGGCTTCTCAGAG GTGGTGGATGCTTATTACACTCGAGTCGCCTCCCCCGGGTCCAACGGGGCTACTTTCCTGGCTGTGTGCCGGGGGAAG GCCAGCGAGGGGCTAGACTTTGCGGACACGAACGGCCGCGGTGTGATCGTCACGGGCCTGCCGTACCCCCCACGCATGGACCCCCGGGTGGTCCTCAAGATGCAGTTCCTGGACGAGTTGAAGGGCCGCAGCGGGCCTGGAGGTCAG ctcCTCTCCGGGCACGAGTGGTACCGGCAGCAGGCGTCCAGGGCTGTGAACCAGGCCATCGGGCGGGTGATCCGGCATCGCCACGACTACGGGGCCATCTTCCTCTGTGACCACAG GTTCACTCACGCGGATGCCAGAGCCCAGCTGCCCTCCTGGGTGCGCCCCCACGTCAAGGTGTATGACAGCTTCGGCCACGTCATCCGGGACGTGGCCCAGTTCTTCCGTGTTGCCCAGAAAACT ATGCCGGTGCCGGCCCCGCTACTCGCTGCCCCAAGTCTGGGTGAGGGAGAAGGTGCTGTCATGGTGGCCGTGTCGCCCGGCCCCCTCTCCACCAGGAAAGCCAAGAGTCTGGACGTGCACGTCCCCAGCCTGAGGCGGAGACCCGTGG GGTCGCCGACCAGGGACGCCGAGAGCAGCCTGTGTGTAGAGTACGGGCGGGAGCTGGCCCTCGCTCGGCAGAGGCCTGTGGGGCTGCTGGCAGCCCTGGAACACAGCGAGCATCTGGCTGGGGGGCCTGGAGACAAGGCCtcccctggggaggaggag TGTCACAAGGGGCCTGGGGGCTCTGAGGGCGTGGCCAGGACCACAATGTGTCCCCCCCAGGCAGCGCATGTCTCCACCCTGTCCCTCCCACGTGAGAAGAGGCCTGCACAGCAGCagaaaggaggcagaaggaagatCAGGCTGGTGGGCAGCCGG CAGGAGGGGCCGGTGGCCAGTACACAGGCGGGCAGAGCCAAGCTGTTCATGGTGGCCGTGAAGCAGGCGCTGAGCCAGGCCAGCTTCGACATGTTCACCAGGGCCCTGCAGGACTACAAGGGCTCTGACGACTTTGAGGCTCTGGTGGCCTGCCTCGGCCCACTCTTTGCTGAGGATCCCAAGAAGCACGGCCTGCTCCAAG GCTTCTACCAGTTCGTGCGGCCACACCACAAGCAGCAGTTTGAGGAGGTCTGCCTGCAGTGGACAGGCCATGGCTGCGGCCACCGGCCTGAGCACAGCCTTCCTCAGAGGCGGGGCGCTCCGTcagcccaggcccccaggg GAAGGAGGGAGTGTGACCCAAAGCTGACCCTGTCCCAGGGTGCAGCCGGGCAGCTGGACCCTGGACAGCACCTGAATCAAGGCAGGCCTCACCTGGTCTCCGGACCGGCCCCGGCAG GAGACCCCAGCAGCTGTCCAAAAGAGGGGGGATCTGGAGCCCCCAGGGCAGAGAAGCAAGGCCCGCCTGTGGGGAGCGCCTACTTGGCCGATGTCCGCAAGGCCCTTGGGTCCGTAGGCTGCAGCCAGCTCCTCGCAGCGCTCACCGCCTACAGACGGGACGGTGACTTCGAGAAGGTGGTGGCCGTGGCGGCCGCACTCACTACCTCAAGGCCCGAGGACTTGCGCCTGCTGGAGA GGTTTGGCGCGTTCCTGAGACCTCGCCACCAGCAGCGCTTCCGGCAGGTGTGCGCCGACCTGATGGGCCCAGCCGCCCCGAGCGCGGGCCCTGAGCTGCCGGGTCCCCAGGACGGGACTCCCACTGTGCCTCCCGACCTCGCCCACGGTGATTCCAGGCCAG ACTCGCGCCTGTGTCTCCAGGCCCCCCAGGACAGGACAAACCCGGGAGGACCCAGAGCAAGATCTTGGCCTTCCTTAGACCGAGGCAGGCCGGGGATGCGGGGGCTCCCAGCCAGCCCCCCAGCGCCCCCCACAGGCACGCGCCGTCCGAGTCCG GCTCGGCGTGCCCCGGCTGCGGGGCGGAGGACACGGTCCCTTTCCAGTGCCCTTCCTGCAACTTCCACCGCTGCCGGGCCTGCTGGCGACGGCTCCTCCAG GCCTCTAGGACTTGCCCGGCCTGCCACGCCCCTGCCAGGAAGCAGAGCATCACGCAGGTCTTCTGGCCAGAGCCCCAGTGAGGCTGGAGACCCTCGGGCAGGCGGACGCCGCCTCTGTCCCAGACGCAGCTGGGACACTTGTCCCTTCACGGGGTGCGGGTCACGGGCCAGGCCAGTGCCCGTGGGGATGCCCCTGAAATGGCAGCAGGATCGACGCCTGCCTATGAGAAGCCCCGAAGTACCCTTAGGGTCTGGGGAGGGTCTGCTAAAAGGTACCTCTTCAGAACTTTCCTTGGCTGCTTGTTTGTGGGTGGAGCTTCAGGCGCTTGGCTGCTGCGGCCTGAGCCCAGGACTGGAAGGTGGGGGAAAcgctctgccccctcctctccgGGACCTGTGTGTGCCGCGCGCGCGCAGTGGATCTGCTTTTAATCAGGTGACAGGTTCTCTAATAAAGTTGCGGATACCGTATCCAGACGCTGTTTGTAGGGTCTGGACTTGGCAGTGGGGTTTGAGGGTGCTGGGAAGGAAGACGTGGGCATCTGAGTAG
- the RTEL1 gene encoding regulator of telomere elongation helicase 1 isoform X3, translated as MPKIALNGVTVDFPFQPYKCQEEYMSKVLECLQKKVNGILESPTGTGKTLCLLCTTLAWREHLRDTISARKIAERAQGGLFVNHTLSWGAAASDGDSTACYSDVPKIIYASRTHSQLTQVISELRSTSYRPRVCVLGSREQLCIHPEVKKQESNHMQIHLCRKKVASRSCHFYNNVEEKSLEQELTTSILDIEDLVKSGNKHKLCPYYLSRNLKQQADIIFMPYNYLLDAKSRRAHSIDLKGTVVIFDEAHNVEKMCEESASFDLTPHDVASGLDAIDQVLEEQTKVAQQGEFHLDFSADSAASGLRMELEDLAKLKVILLRLEGAIDAIELPGDQSGVTKPGSYIFELFAEAQITFQTKGCILDSLDQIIQHLAGRMGPFTNTAGLQKLSDIIQIVFSADPAEGVSSSVMGPGVSQSYKVHIHPDASHQRTARRSDAWNATAARKQGKVLSYWCFSPGHSMRELVRQGVRTLILTSGTLAPVSSFALELQIPFPVCLENPHVIDKHQIWVGIVPKGPDGAQLSSAFDKRFSDACLSSLGKALGNIARVVPHGLLVFFPSYPVMEKSLEFWRARDFARKLEALKPLFVEPRSKGGFSEVVDAYYTRVASPGSNGATFLAVCRGKASEGLDFADTNGRGVIVTGLPYPPRMDPRVVLKMQFLDELKGRSGPGGQLLSGHEWYRQQASRAVNQAIGRVIRHRHDYGAIFLCDHRFTHADARAQLPSWVRPHVKVYDSFGHVIRDVAQFFRVAQKTMPVPAPLLAAPSLGEGEGAVMVAVSPGPLSTRKAKSLDVHVPSLRRRPVGSPTRDAESSLCVEYGRELALARQRPVGLLAALEHSEHLAGGPGDKASPGEEEAAHVSTLSLPREKRPAQQQKGGRRKIRLVGSREGPVASTQAGRAKLFMVAVKQALSQASFDMFTRALQDYKGSDDFEALVACLGPLFAEDPKKHGLLQGFYQFVRPHHKQQFEEVCLQWTGHGCGHRPEHSLPQRRGAPSAQAPRGRRECDPKLTLSQGAAGQLDPGQHLNQGRPHLVSGPAPAGDPSSCPKEGGSGAPRAEKQGPPVGSAYLADVRKALGSVGCSQLLAALTAYRRDGDFEKVVAVAAALTTSRPEDLRLLERFGAFLRPRHQQRFRQVCADLMGPAAPSAGPELPGPQDGTPTVPPDLAHGDSRPDSRLCLQAPQDRTNPGGPRARSWPSLDRGRPGMRGLPASPPAPPTGTRRPSPARRAPAAGRRTRSLSSALPATSTAAGPAGDGSSRPLGLARPATPLPGSRASRRSSGQSPSEAGDPRAGGRRLCPRRSWDTCPFTGCGSRARPVPVGMPLKWQQDRRLPMRSPEVPLGSGEGLLKGTSSELSLAACLWVELQALGCCGLSPGLEGGGNALPPPLRDLCVPRARSGSAFNQVTGSLIKLRIPYPDAVCRVWTWQWGLRVLGRKTWASE; from the exons ATGCCCAAGATAGCCCTGAATGGCGTGACAGTGGACTTCCCCTTCCAGCCGTACAAATGCCAGGAGGAGTACATGAGCAAGGTGCTGGAGTGTCTGCAGAAG AAAGTGAATGGCATCCTGGAGAGCCCCACGGGCACAGGGAAGACACTGTGCCTCCTCTGCACCACGCTGGCCTGGCGGGAGCACCTCCGTGACACCATCTCTGCCCGCAAGATCGCTGAGAGGGCGCAGGGAGGGCTTTTTGTCAATCACACCTTGTCCTGGGGAGCTGCCGCTTCCGATGGAGACAGCACAG CCTGCTACTCGGACGTCCCAAAGATCATTTATGCCTCCAGGACCCACTCGCAGCTCACTCAGGTCATCAGCGAGCTTCGGAGCACCTCCTACCG GCCCAGGGTATGTGTGCTGGGTTCCCGGGAGCAGCTGTGTATCCACCCCGAGGTGAAGAAGCAGGAGAGTAACCACATGCAG ATCCACTTGTGCCGGAAAAAGGTGGCTAGTCGTTCCTGTCACTTCTACAACAACGTGGAAG AGAAGAGCCTGGAGCAGGAGCTGACTACCTCCATCCTGGACATTGAAGACCTGGTCAAAAGTGGGAACAAGCACAA gCTGTGCCCGTACTACCTGTCTCGGAACCTGAAGCAGCAGGCTGACATCATCTTCATGCCATACAACTACTTGTTGGACGCCAAG AGCCGCCGGGCGCACAGCATTGACCTGAAGGGGACGGTTGTGATTTTCGACGAAGCTCACAATGTG GAAAAGATGTGTGAGGAGTCGGCATCCTTCGACCTGACCCCCCATGACGTGGCTTCTGGACTGGACGCCATAGACCAGGTCTTGGAGGAGCAGACCAAGGTGGCACAGCAGGGCGAGTTCCACTTGGACTTCAGTGCGGACTCTGCCGCCTCAG GGCTGCGCATGGAGTTGGAAGACCTCGCCAAGCTCAAGG TGATCCTGCTTCGCCTGGAGGGGGCCATCGATGCCATTGAGCTGCCGGGGGACCAGAGTGGTGTCACCAAGCCAGGGAG CTACATCTTTGAGCTGTTTGCCGAAGCCCAGATAACCTTTCAGACCAAAGGCTGCATCCTCGACTCCCTGGACCAGATCATCCAGCACCTGGCAGGAC GTATGGGGCCGTTCACCAACACAGCGGGGCTGCAGAAGCTCTCAGACATCATCCAG ATTGTGTTCAGTGCAGACCCTGCGGAGGGCGTGTCTAGTTCTGTGATGGGGCCTGGGGTCTCTCAATCCTACAAG gTGCACATCCACCCTGATGCCAGTCACCAGAGGACAGCTCGGCGATCAGACGCCTGGAACGCCACGGCGGCCAGAAAGCAAG GGAAGGTGCTGAGCTACTGGTGCTTCAGCCCCGGCCACAGCATGCGCGAGCTGGTCCGCCAGGGCGTCCGCACGCTCATCCTCACCAGCGGCACACTGGCCCCCGTGTCCTCCTTCGCCCTGGAGCTGCAGAT CCCTTTCCCAGTCTGCCTGGAGAACCCACACGTCATCGACAAGCACCAGATCTGGGTGGGGATCGTCCCCAAAGGCCCCGATGGAGCCCAGCTGAGCTCTGCCTTTGACAAACG GTTTTCTGATGCATGCCTGTCCTCCCTCGGCAAGGCGCTAG GCAACATCGCCCGCGTGGTCCCGCACGGGCTCCTGGTCTTTTTCCCTTCCTACCCCGTCATGGAGAAAAGCCTGGAGTTCTGGCGG GCCCGTGACTTTGCCAGGAAGCTGGAGGCCCTGAAGCCTCTATTTGTGGAGCCGAGGAGCAAAGGTGGCTTCTCAGAG GTGGTGGATGCTTATTACACTCGAGTCGCCTCCCCCGGGTCCAACGGGGCTACTTTCCTGGCTGTGTGCCGGGGGAAG GCCAGCGAGGGGCTAGACTTTGCGGACACGAACGGCCGCGGTGTGATCGTCACGGGCCTGCCGTACCCCCCACGCATGGACCCCCGGGTGGTCCTCAAGATGCAGTTCCTGGACGAGTTGAAGGGCCGCAGCGGGCCTGGAGGTCAG ctcCTCTCCGGGCACGAGTGGTACCGGCAGCAGGCGTCCAGGGCTGTGAACCAGGCCATCGGGCGGGTGATCCGGCATCGCCACGACTACGGGGCCATCTTCCTCTGTGACCACAG GTTCACTCACGCGGATGCCAGAGCCCAGCTGCCCTCCTGGGTGCGCCCCCACGTCAAGGTGTATGACAGCTTCGGCCACGTCATCCGGGACGTGGCCCAGTTCTTCCGTGTTGCCCAGAAAACT ATGCCGGTGCCGGCCCCGCTACTCGCTGCCCCAAGTCTGGGTGAGGGAGAAGGTGCTGTCATGGTGGCCGTGTCGCCCGGCCCCCTCTCCACCAGGAAAGCCAAGAGTCTGGACGTGCACGTCCCCAGCCTGAGGCGGAGACCCGTGG GGTCGCCGACCAGGGACGCCGAGAGCAGCCTGTGTGTAGAGTACGGGCGGGAGCTGGCCCTCGCTCGGCAGAGGCCTGTGGGGCTGCTGGCAGCCCTGGAACACAGCGAGCATCTGGCTGGGGGGCCTGGAGACAAGGCCtcccctggggaggaggag GCAGCGCATGTCTCCACCCTGTCCCTCCCACGTGAGAAGAGGCCTGCACAGCAGCagaaaggaggcagaaggaagatCAGGCTGGTGGGCAGCCGG GAGGGGCCGGTGGCCAGTACACAGGCGGGCAGAGCCAAGCTGTTCATGGTGGCCGTGAAGCAGGCGCTGAGCCAGGCCAGCTTCGACATGTTCACCAGGGCCCTGCAGGACTACAAGGGCTCTGACGACTTTGAGGCTCTGGTGGCCTGCCTCGGCCCACTCTTTGCTGAGGATCCCAAGAAGCACGGCCTGCTCCAAG GCTTCTACCAGTTCGTGCGGCCACACCACAAGCAGCAGTTTGAGGAGGTCTGCCTGCAGTGGACAGGCCATGGCTGCGGCCACCGGCCTGAGCACAGCCTTCCTCAGAGGCGGGGCGCTCCGTcagcccaggcccccaggg GAAGGAGGGAGTGTGACCCAAAGCTGACCCTGTCCCAGGGTGCAGCCGGGCAGCTGGACCCTGGACAGCACCTGAATCAAGGCAGGCCTCACCTGGTCTCCGGACCGGCCCCGGCAG GAGACCCCAGCAGCTGTCCAAAAGAGGGGGGATCTGGAGCCCCCAGGGCAGAGAAGCAAGGCCCGCCTGTGGGGAGCGCCTACTTGGCCGATGTCCGCAAGGCCCTTGGGTCCGTAGGCTGCAGCCAGCTCCTCGCAGCGCTCACCGCCTACAGACGGGACGGTGACTTCGAGAAGGTGGTGGCCGTGGCGGCCGCACTCACTACCTCAAGGCCCGAGGACTTGCGCCTGCTGGAGA GGTTTGGCGCGTTCCTGAGACCTCGCCACCAGCAGCGCTTCCGGCAGGTGTGCGCCGACCTGATGGGCCCAGCCGCCCCGAGCGCGGGCCCTGAGCTGCCGGGTCCCCAGGACGGGACTCCCACTGTGCCTCCCGACCTCGCCCACGGTGATTCCAGGCCAG ACTCGCGCCTGTGTCTCCAGGCCCCCCAGGACAGGACAAACCCGGGAGGACCCAGAGCAAGATCTTGGCCTTCCTTAGACCGAGGCAGGCCGGGGATGCGGGGGCTCCCAGCCAGCCCCCCAGCGCCCCCCACAGGCACGCGCCGTCCGAGTCCG GCTCGGCGTGCCCCGGCTGCGGGGCGGAGGACACGGTCCCTTTCCAGTGCCCTTCCTGCAACTTCCACCGCTGCCGGGCCTGCTGGCGACGGCTCCTCCAG GCCTCTAGGACTTGCCCGGCCTGCCACGCCCCTGCCAGGAAGCAGAGCATCACGCAGGTCTTCTGGCCAGAGCCCCAGTGAGGCTGGAGACCCTCGGGCAGGCGGACGCCGCCTCTGTCCCAGACGCAGCTGGGACACTTGTCCCTTCACGGGGTGCGGGTCACGGGCCAGGCCAGTGCCCGTGGGGATGCCCCTGAAATGGCAGCAGGATCGACGCCTGCCTATGAGAAGCCCCGAAGTACCCTTAGGGTCTGGGGAGGGTCTGCTAAAAGGTACCTCTTCAGAACTTTCCTTGGCTGCTTGTTTGTGGGTGGAGCTTCAGGCGCTTGGCTGCTGCGGCCTGAGCCCAGGACTGGAAGGTGGGGGAAAcgctctgccccctcctctccgGGACCTGTGTGTGCCGCGCGCGCGCAGTGGATCTGCTTTTAATCAGGTGACAGGTTCTCTAATAAAGTTGCGGATACCGTATCCAGACGCTGTTTGTAGGGTCTGGACTTGGCAGTGGGGTTTGAGGGTGCTGGGAAGGAAGACGTGGGCATCTGAGTAG